From the Salana multivorans genome, the window GCTCCGCAGGTGGTCGAGCCACCCGGCACGCGCCGCGTCGTCGTCACCGGCATGGAGGCGGACGACGCCGGCCTGGACGTGGACGGCGATGGCCTCGTGCCAGGGAAGGTCGCGCACCACCGACTCGGACTCGGCGAGGAGCTCGTCCGCACGCGCGTCGCCGCGGACCGCCGGCACCAGGGGCAACGCGGCCTGCACGATCGGGTGCGGGCGTTCCGGAGCGAGATCGAGCGCCGCCTGGAACTCGACGGCGGCGCGGTCGAGCTCGCCGTCCAGCCAGAGGGTGAAGGCGTAGAGCGCATGGTTCGCGCCGCTCCCGGCGTCGACCCGCCCGCCGCGGATGCGGGACACGACCTCGCCGAGATCGCGCCGTCCCTCGGCGGCGAAGCCGCACAGGGCGTACACGGCGCCGCGCCAGGCGAGCTTGTCGGTGTCCGCCAGTCGGGTCTCACCGGCAGCCGTCGGAACCGCGTCGAAGTCGCGCTGGACATGATCGAAGTCGAGCTCGCGGGCCGCGACCTGGCCCGCCGTCCGCAGGTAGTACCCGCGCAGGGCGTGGTCGTCCGGCACGCCGGGTGGAAGGGAGTCGAGCACGGCGGCGATCCGGTCCGTCGGGTAGCCCGACACCAGCATCGTCCAGGCCCGCAGGACGAGGAGGCGCGAGCGGGTGCGCTCGTCCGCCCGCTCGACGACGCCGGTCGGCACGGCCTCCAGCGCTCGACGGGCGTCGGCGACCCGGTTCTCCACCACGAGCAGCCAGGCCAGCACGACGGTGCGCAGCGCGGCATCCCTCGCCCAGCCGATCTCGGAGAGGCGACCGCGCACCGCCTGCGTGTCCAGAGCGAGCACGGTGGCCAGCTGGGCCTCCAGCCAGGCGCGCTCGCGACGATCGGCGCTCCGCGCCACGCGAGACGCCCAGAGCAGGAGCTGGGCCTCCCCGCGGTAGTCCGACTCCGCGTGCGCCGCGGCGGCGGCGGCCTCGAGCCGGTCGGCGAGCCCGTCGTCGCGGTCCTCCGCCGCCGCGACGGCGTGCTCGAGGCGGCGCATCGGGGAGGAGAGCGACTCCGCCGCGCGGTGGTGCAGCTCGCGCCGCTCGGCCGCGGGGGTCGACTGGTAGACCGCGGCCCTGACGAGGGAGTGGACGATGCGCACCCGCGACAGCTGCGCCTCCTCCTCCACCACGAGCAGCCCGTCCTCGACGAGGAGGTCGAGGGCCGCGAGCGGGTGGGGGAGCCCGGCGACGGCCGCGGCGTCGAAGCGGTCGACCCACGACGCCCCCACGACGGCTACCGCTCGCAGCAACCGGGTGGCATCCGTGTCCATCGCGGTGAGTCGTGCGGTCAGCTCGAGTGCCACGTCCTCGGGCGCCGGGAGGTTGGGCATGGCGGCGAGCGCATCGAGCTGGTACTCGGACGCGAGGGCCCGCAGGTGCATCGGGTTGCCGCCGGTGTGCTCCCGCAGCCGGTGGACCAGCGTCGGTGCCGGCTCCTTCCCCGTCGCTCGGCGCAGCAGCTCCGCGGTCTCGGTGTCGTCGAGGCCGTCGAGCGTGAGCACGGTCGCGGCGCCGGCGTCGTGGCGGTGACGCTGCCAGGCTCGGTGCTCACCCCGGGCGAACGGCCGTGACGCGACGACGACGAGCAGCCGGTCCCCGGAGAGCCGGGACAGCACCAGCCGGAGCGCATCGAGCGACTCGTCGTCCGCCCACTGCGCGTCGTCGATCATGAGCAGGAGCGGGTCGCCGCGGCTCTCGTCGTCGAGCAGGCGGCGGAGCGACTGGGCGGCGACGGCGGGGTGGTGGGGCCGACCGTCGTCCGCGACGACCCGGGGAACACCGAGCTGCTCGAGGACGCCGTAGGCCGGGCGGTAGGGGGTCTCGGCAGCGGTGGTCGCCAGGACGCGAAAGTCCGGGGCGAGGTCGGGCAGAGCGCGCAGGTGGCTGGTCTTGCCCGTGCCGGCGGCGCCCTCGACGCACACCAGCCGCGGACGGCCGGCGCGCGCGTCGCGGATGGCCCGTCCGAGAAGCTCCGCGCGATCGGGTCGGACAGCGAGCACGGGCATCGCCTTTCGGCAGCGGTGGTGCGCACACTGTGACGGATGCGAGCCGAGGCCGCAAGGCCCAGCCGGTCCCGCGCCACGGGTCTGTCGCGCGGGCCGCACGCGGCATAGGGTCGGCGGCATGTGCCGCAGCATCCACACCCTGCACAACTTCGAGCCGGCCGCCACCTCCGACGAGGTGCACGCCGCCGCCCTCCAGTACGTCCGGAAGATCGCGGGGACCACCCGGCCCTCGCGAGCGAACCAGGACGTCTTCGACCGCGCGGTCGCCGCGATCGAGGCGGTGACGCAGGAGCTCCTCGACGGCCTCGTCACGACGGCCCCGGCCAACGATCGCGAGACCGAGGCGGCCAAGGCACGCGAGCGCGCCGTCCGCTCCGGGCGGTACGCGACCGTCGCCGGCGGCTGACTCGCGGGCCGACCCGGCGGCCGATCAGCTCGGTCGGCGCCGTCCGGACGACGGGGTGTCCGCCAGTGTCTCCGGCGCGCGGTCGAGCGCCCGAAGCATGCGCTCCAGCGTCTCGCGCAGCAGCGAGCGCTCCGGCTCCGCGAGGTCCGTCGTGTACTCGACGCCCTCGGGCACCCACGACATGCCGAACATCGTCTCCCGAAAGGTCGCGCCCCCGACGGGCCAGCGCGTGCGGTCGGGGCCGACGGGCTCGGCCCCCTCGGCCCACCGGCCGAACCAGGCGCGCATGCGCTCGATCGGCAGGTCCATGACGACATCGCCCTCGCCGGGCGTGCGAACCCACTTGCTGGCGACGAGGACCAGCTCCTCGACCATCTCGGGGGTCAGCTCGTGCGGCGTGAACGGCGCCCGGAGGTTCTCCAGGCTGGCGAGCCGGTCGACCCGGAACGTCCGCCAGTCCCCGCGGTCGAGGTCCCAGCACAGGAGGTACCACCGTCGGTTGACCGGCGCGAGCACGTGCGGTTCCACGTGGCGACGGGTGAGCACACCGGCCCCGTCCGTGTACGCGAACCGGACGCGCTCGTGGTCGCGGCAGGCAAGGGCCAGCTCCCCGAGCAGCCCCGAGGGCACGGCAGCGCCCGCCGACGCGCCGGGCGGGTGGACCGCCTCAGCGAGGGCCGACACGCGGCGGCGCAGCCGGGACGGGAGAACGGTCTCGAGCTTGGCCAGGGCCGTGAGCGTCGTCTCGGGCTCGGCGACGAGACGCTGCATGGCGGCGACGCGCAGCCCGATCGCCATCGCGACGGCCTCGTCGTCCGTCAGCAGGAGCGGGGGAAGGGCGCGGCCCGCCTCCAGCCGATAGCCGCCCGCGATGCCCGGGACGGACTCGACCCGGTAGCCGAGGTCGCGCAGCCGCTCGACGTCGCGCCGGACGGTTCGCTCGGTCACGCGCAGCCGCGCGGCGAGCTCCGGCCCCGGCCAGTGCCGGTGGGTCTGCAGGAGGTTCAGCAGCGCGAGCGCCCGCGCCGTCGTCTCGGACATGCGGCCAGCCTGTCACCGATCGAGGACAGAAGCTGTCCGGGTCTGTCCCTAGCGTGGTCCGCATGAGACACGAACCGATCATCGAGGCGCGCGGACTGACCAAGCGCTTCACCGTCGACAGGGCCGCGGTCGAGGCCGTCACCGACCTCAGCTTCGAGGTCCTGCCGGGCGAGCTCGTGGCGTTCCTCGGCCCCAACGGCGCCGGCAAGTCCACCAGCCTGCGGATGCTCACCACCCTCGTCCCGCCGACGTCGGGCACGGCCCGCGTCGCCGGTCACGACATCCTGACGGCGCCGGCCGCGGTCCGCCGGAGCATCGGCTACGTCGGCCAGCTCACGAGCGGGAGCTTCGCCCAGCGCGTGCGCGACGAGCTGCTCAGCCAGGGCGCCTTCTACGGGCTGACCCGGGCGCACGCCCGGCGCCGTGCGGAGGAGCTGATCGAGTCGCTCGACCTCGCCCCGTTCGCGACGCGCACGGTCCAGCAGCTCTCTGGCGGCCAGAAGCGACGCCTCGACGTCGCGCTCGGGCTGATGCACGCGCCGCGGCTGCTCTTCCTCGACGAGCCCTCGACCGGGCTGGACCCGCAGAGCCGCGCCAACCTGTGGCAGCACATCGTCGACCTGCGCGAGACCCACGGCACCACCGTCTTCCTCACGACGCACTACCTGGAGGAGGCGGACCGGTACGCCGAGCGCGTCATGGTGATCGACCGCGGCCGGGTCATCGCCGACGACACGGCGGCCGCGCTGAAGTCGGAGCTGGCGGGCGACGTCGTCACGCTGACCTTCGGGACGGCGGAGGACGCGACCGCGGCCGCCGGGCCGCTCCGGCGGCTGGCCGGGCGCGACGTCCGCATCGTCGACGAGCGCTCGCTCGTGCTCACGACGCCGGACGGCGACCGCCTGCTGCCCGCGGCCGTGCGGGAGCTCGACGCCGCCGGCCTGCGGGTCGAGCGCGCCACCGGCGTGCCGCCGACGCTCGACGACGTGTTCCTCGCCCTCACCGGGCGCACCCTGCGCGAGGCCCAGGCCGTCGCGGAGGACTCCACCGCCACCCCGACCCCGGAAGGGACGCCCCGATGACCACCACCGAGAAGAGCGCGGCCGAGACCGCACCGACGACGGGCGCACCGCGCGGCGGCGTCGCCCGCGACGTCTGGAACGTCCTCACCCGCGAGCTGAGGCCGGTCGTCCGCGACCCGTTCACGCTCATCTTCAGCCTGGTCCAGCCCCTCGTGTTCCTCGGGCTGTTCGCGCCGCTGCTCGTCGGCCAGTCCGGTGAGCCGACGGGGGAGACGCTGCGCTGGTTCGTGCCCGGCGTCCTCGTCATGATCGTCCTGTTCGGGACCGGCGCGGTCGGCTCCAACCTCCAGTACGAGATGATGACGGGCTCGCACGAGCGGACGCTCGTCGCCCCGCTGTCGCGCTCCTCGCTGCTGGTCGGGCGCGCGCTCAAGGAGGTCGCGCCGATCATCGTGCAGGCGCTCCTCATCGTCGCGATCTCGATCCCGTTCGGGTTCACGCCCGACCCCGTCGGCCTCGTCGTCGGGCTCGCCCTGCTGGCGGTGTTCAGCGTCGGCCTCGGCTCGCTCTCCTACGCGCTCGCGCTGGCGACGAAGAACCGGGAGTGGCTGTTCTGGGGTGTGCAGCAGACGCTCATCTTCCCGCTGCTCATCCTGTCCGGCATGCTGCTCCCGCTCGACGCGGGTCCGAGCTGGATGCGCGCCGTCGCGACCGTCAACCCGGTGAGCTGGGTGGTGCAGGCCGAGCGCGCGCTCCTGGCCGGCGACCTCGGCGCCGGCGCGGTCCTGTGGGGCTGGGTCTCCGCGCTCGTGCTCGCGGCCGCCGGTCTCGCCGTCGGCATCCGCGCCATGCGCCGCTCGAGCTGAGATCTGCTGGGAACCGGGGCGGGCGGCGTGCCAGAATCCCCGCATGGCGATCATCCCTCCCGGCGCGTTCGGCGGCTCCGGCGACGAGCAGGCACCCGCGCCATCGTTCGGCGTCCTCCTCGTCCGGGTCGATGGCGACGTCACGCACGAGTCGGTCGTCGAGGCCCTCACGTCGGCGCGCTTCACGGGCTGGGTCTCGCCGGAGGTTCCCGTCGAGGGTGACGACCCGGGCGACGCGCCCGTCCCGGTCTGGACGGTGGCCGTCCCCGAGACGCCGCTCGGCCACGTCGCGGGGGAGCGGACGACGCTGCACGAGCTCGCCGCCTCCCTCGCCGCGACGCTGGACGGCGACGCGATCGCGATGGTGAACCGCCGCGAGCAGCTCCTCACGCTCACGGCCGACCGCGCGGGCGAGCGGTGGGTCGACTACGTGTCCGACGCGCACCTCGCCCGCCCGGACGACGAGTTCGCCTGGGGACCCGAGGGCGCCTACGGCGCGGGAGCCCTGGCCCGCCTGTGCGGGCGGCCCGAGGCGGAGGAGTCCGTCTACGAGCTGCTGAGCGAGGACGAGGGCGACGACGTCAACGAGTCCGAGCGGATCGTCGCGCTCGGCCGGCTCCTGGGCTGGCCGCACTGGCTCGTCTCGGTCGGCGGCCTGCCCAAGCGGGTGTTCCGCGGGCCGGACGTCAAGGACTTCCTGCGCCTGCGCGCGGGCGCCACGGGCATCGGCGGCCGCGTCAAGGGCCGGCTCACCAAGGTCAAGCGGCGCAGCGACCTCACGCAGGGCGGCTGATGGTCACGAGCTCGGTGCTCGGCACCATCGGGATGAACCTCGGTGCCCTGCTGCTCGTGCTCTTCCGCGGCTGGGCCTTCCGCACGAGGATCTACCGGCCGATGCTGCTCAACATCGGGCTGTCGGTCCTGCCCGTCGGCGTGCTGCTCGGCGGCGAGATCGGGGTGCTCGCGCTCGCGTGGGCCGGCGCGCCGCCGTGGGTCGTGCTCGCCACGGCCGTGCTCGTCGGGCTGGTCTGGCTCCTCCTGCTGCCGAACGCCGCCTACCTCATCACGGAGCTCAACCTCAGCCACCGCCGGGAGGACGACCCGGTCCCGCAGTGGTACGACATCCTGCTCGTGCTCACGCTCGCGATGTCGGGCGTGCTCAACACGGTGCTCAACGTGTTCCTCGCGACGGTGCTCGTCGTCGTGGTGCGCTACGACGACATCGAGCCCCTCGCGTCGGGCGGCGCGAGCTGGGCCGTGGCCGGGGTCCTCGTCGCCGTGAGCTTCGGGATCTACCTCGGCCGCTACCTTCGGCTGAACTCCTGGGACATCGTGCACCCCGGCTCGTTCCTCGCGAAGGTCCGCGGCCACTTCTCGACGGCGCGCGGGATCGGTGACGCCGTCGGCTTCACGCTCCTGTGCGCCGTGTTCCTCGGCCTCATGTACGTCGTCATCGTCGGCCCGACGATCCACTCGCTCGTCGTCTCGCTGGGCTAGCCGTCCTGATCGGTCCGGCCGTCGGACCGATGGTCGGCCAGCGACGCGCGCAGCTCGCGCAGCAGCCCGGTCGCGTCGTCGAGCCGGGTGCCGTAGCGCCGCGCGCACTCGGCCAGCAGGGGCCGGCGGGCCTCGCGCGCATCGGCCGCGAGACCTCGGCCCCGCTCGGTCAGCTCGAGGACGACGGCGCGCCGGTCCGACGTCGACGGCGTGCGGACGACGAGGCCGTCGGCGACCAGTCGCGAGACGAGGCGGCTGGGGTGACCGGACTCGGCGACCAGGTGCTCGGCGAGACGGCTGAGCGTGACCGGACCCAGCGCGTCCAACGCCATGACCGCCTCGGCCTGGACGCAGGTGAGACCGATCGGTCGGAACGCGGCGGTGAGGGCGGCGTTGAGCTCCGTGACGAGGCTCTTGAGCTCGAAGGCGAGGGTGAGGACGGCGTCCTCGGCGGGATCGTGTGACATGTCATCCATCTGAGCTAGGGTGAACCATGTGACATGTTACCTAAATGAAGTGGGCGGGCGCAGGGCGATCCGCGTCGACGGCTTCGGTGTCGTTCCCGCCGCGCCCGTCAGCGCGCAGGCCCGCCGCGGAGCGCGACGGGCGGTCGTCCGGGTGACCCACGCGTCGGTCGGCGCGACCGACGTCGCCGCCATCCGCGGCGACTACCTGCTGCAGCCCTTCCCGCGGCTGACGCCCGGGTACGACCTCGTCGGTGTGGTCGAGCACCTGCCCGCGGGCGCGCCGTCCCACCTGTCGGTGGGCCAGCGGGTGGCGGCCGTGCTGCCGCGGATGGGCGCCCACGCCACGCGGGTCGCCCTCGCGCCGTCCCTGCTCGTGCCGGTCCCGGACGGCCTCGCGTCGGCGGTGGCCGCGACCGTCCCGCTCGACGGGGTGACCGCGCGGCTCGCCCTCGACGCACTGCCCCTCGACGCGCGCCGCGGCGGGAGCGTCCTCGTCCAGGGGGCCGGGGGAGCCGTCGGGTCGTGGGCGGTCCAGCTCGCCGGCGCGGACGGTCGCGAGGTCTACGGCACGGCGTCGCTCCGGTCCCGCCGGCATGCCGAGGGACTCGGCGCCACGGTGCTCGACTACGACGACCCGCACTGGGTCGAGCACCTGCGCGATCTCACCGGGGGCGGGGTGGCCGGCGCCGTGGACCAGACCGGCGGCCGGGGCGTGCGGGACGCCGTGGCGCGCCGCGGTCGCCTCGTCCGGATCGCCTTCGGCGGGGCCCCGGGCCACCAGCGCCGAGCGACGGCGACCGGCGTCGTCACGACGCTCGCGCGTCGGTACGCCGATCCGCGGGAGCTGGTCTGCTCGGTCCCGCTCCTCGTCGCCACCCGCCGCGCCGTCTACCGGCGGGCGCTGGCCGACCTGCTCGACGCGGTCGCGGCGGGGGACCTCATCGCACCGCTGCCGTCCCTGCACCCGGTCGAGAGCTACCGCGAGGCGGTCGCCGACGCGGCGAGCGCGGCGGCCGGGACGAAGACGGTGCTGGAGCTCGAGGACTGACCGCCGGAACGGACCGAGCGGGTCACCAGCCGCCGGCGAGCGCCGTCGAGACCGAGATCGCGTCGAGGTCGAACGCCTGCGCGACGCCGCGGTTCGTCACCCGGCCGGCGCACGTGTTGAGGCCCTGGGCGAGCGCCGGGTCCTGCTGGAGCGCGAGCCGCCAGCCCCAGTCCGCGATCTCGACGATGTAGGGCAGCGTCGCGTTGGTCAGCGCCCGCGTCGAGCTCTGCGGGACGGCGCCCGGCATGTTGGTCACGCAGTACAGGAGCGCGTCGTGCACCTGGAACGTCGGGTCGTCGTGCGTGGTCGGTCGCGACCCCTCGAAGCAGCCGCCCTGGTCGATCGCGATGTCGACGAGCACCGCGCCGGGACGCATCCCGGCGATCATCGCGTCGGTGACCAGCCGGGGCGCGTGCGCGCCCGGTACCAGCACCGCACCGACGACGAGGTCGGCCCGCTCGACGGCCGCGGCGATCTCGTACGCGGAGGACACCCGCGTCGTGACGGCGGGGCCGTACTTCTCCTGGATGGTCCGCAGCCGCGGCATCGCGACGTCGAGCACCGTGACGTCGGCACCCATGCCGATGGCGTTGGCGATGGCGTGCTCGCCCGCGACCCCCGCGCCGAGCACGACGACGTTCGCGCGCGGCGTCCCGGCGATCCCGCCGAGCAGCACGCCAGCCCCGCCGGTCTCCTTCATGAGGTGGTAGGCGCCGACGACGGTCGCGAGCCGGCCCGCGATCTCGCTCATCGGCTGGAGCAGCGGCAGCGCACCGCTGCCGAGCTGGACCGTCTCGTACGCGATCGCCGCGGTCCCGGCCGCGAGCAGGGCCTCGGTGCACTCCTGGCTCGCCGCGAGGTGGAGGTAGGTGAACAGGGCGAGGTCCTCGCGCAGGAAGCCGTACTCCTCCGGCTCCGGCTCCTTCACCTTGACGACGAGCTCGGCGTCCCACGCCGCCCCCGCGTCGCCGACGACGACGGCACCGGCGGCGGCGTAGGCGTCGTCGGACAGCAGCGACCCGACGCCGGCCCCGGACTGGACCACGACCTCGTGCCCCTGGGCGACCAGCTCGGCCACGCCGGACGGAGTCACTCCCACGCGGAACTCGTTGTTCTTGACCTCGGTGGGGACGCCGATCTTCATGGCAGCTCTCTTCTCGTCGCCGGAACGTCGAACCTCTCGCAGGCTAGGGTCCCACGGGTGCCAGGACCAGGGGAGGAGGTCCCTGCCGGCGCGGCCCCGCCTCTGCTACGGCGCACCGGTACCGGCGTGGCCCTAGGCTCGGGGCCATGGGCTACCCCAAGGACAACCTCGCCCCCGACGAGACGGTCATCCTGCACCGCCACCCGCACTGGAAGGCGCTCGTCCTGCCCGTGCTCGGGCTGCTCCTGGCGACGGGCGCGGTCGGCGCCGCCTGGTGGTGGTCGCGCTCGCTCGAGGTCAGCGACACGACGGAGACGGTCATCGGCATCGTCGCCGGCGTCCTGTGGGCCGTGCTGGTCATCTGGTGGTTCGTCGCCCCCCTCGTGCGCTGGGCGACGACGCACTTCGTCATCACGGACCGCCGGGTCATCTTTCGCACCGGCGTGTTCACCCGCAGCGGCATCGACATCCCGATGGCGCGGATCAACTCGATCCAGTTCCGCCACGACCTCGTGGACCGGATCCTGCGCACGGGGACGCTCATCATCGAGTCGGCGTCGGACGACCCGCTCGAGTTCAACGACATCCCGCAGGTCGAGCGCGTCCACGCGCTGCTCTACCACGAGGTCCACGACTACCTCACCGAGGACGACGACGAGACGGCCCAGCCGTGACGCGGGAGGACTGGGGCCCGAGCCGCTGGGAGCTCATCGTCGCCGAGCGGCCCGGTCACTCGCAGTGGTACATCGAGCGGTTCCGCGCGATGGAGCGCGAGGGTGCCGACATCGTGGGGGAGGCCCGGCTGGCCGACGCGATGCTCGGGCGCGGCAGCCGCGTCCTCGACGCGGGGTGCGGCCCCGGCCGGATCGCCGGCTGGCTCGCCGCGCGCGGTCACGACGTCGTCGGCGTGGACGTCGACCCCGACCTCGTCGAGGCCGCGCGGAGCGACCACTCGGGGCCGACCTACGTCGTCTCCGACCTGTCGGAGCTCGACCTGCCCGCCGCGGGCATCGCCGAGCCGTTCGACCTCGTGATCGTCGCGGGCAACGTCGTCACCTTCCTGGCGCCGGGCAGCGAGGTCGAGGTGCTGCGCCGTCTCGCGGCCCACCTCGCGCCGGGCGGCCGGATCGTCATCGGGTTCGGGCTGGGCCGCGGCTACGACCTCGCGTCGTTCGAGGCCGACGTCAGCTCGGCCGGGCTGCGCGAGTCGCTCCGGCTCGCCGCCTGGGACGTGCGCCCGTGGACGCCGTCGTCCGACTTCGTCGTGAGCGTGCTGGAGCCGTCCGGCGCCTGAGCCGCCTCCGGGCCGAACACGTGGTCGCGCTGGACGAGGAAGGACGCGACGAACAGGACCCCGTCCGTCGTGAGCTTGGCGACGAGCAGTGGGAGCCCCGCGTCCGTCAGCAGGCGGATCCCGCCGTACCCCGCCGCCAGCAGGACGACGGCGAGCGCCGCGTACCGGACGAGCTGCGGTCGCACCGGCCCGCCGGCGCGGAACACCGTGCGCCGGTTGATCGTGAAGTTGACCGTCGCGCTCGCGAGGCGCGCCCCGACGACGGCGAGCGCGAGGCTCCCGGTCAGCGCGCTCAGCACGAGCACGCCGACGACGTCGAGCACGGCCGCCGCGAGCGAGGACGCGGCGAACAGCAGGAGCGGCGCGAGCACGCGGACCGAGTCGAGCACCGGCCGGAAGTGCGACGAGGCGTTGTGGTCGAGGTAGACCGTCTCGATCGGGACGGTGTGGATCCGCACGCCGTCCCGGCCGGCGCGCAGCAGCACCGTCAGCTCCCAGGCGAACCGCTCGCCCGGGATCGCGAGCAGCCACGGCACGAGCTCGGCCGGGATGCCGCGCAACCCCGTCTGCGTGTCGTCGATCCGCTGGCCCGTCGCCAGCTCGACCAACGCCGTCGTCGCGCGGTTGCCGACGCGCGAGCGCAGCGGCACCGCGCCGTCGAACGACCGGCAGCCGAGGACGAGACCGGGCGCCGCCCCCAGCGCCCGCAGCCGGGCGAGCTCGTCGGCGACGCGGGCCACGTCACGCGGCAGGTGCTGACCGTCGCAGTCGACGCACACGATGTCGGCCCCCGGGGCGCGCTCGAGGATGGCCGCCATCCCCGTGCGCAGCGCCTCGGCCTTGCCGTAGTTGCGGGCGTGCTGGACGACGACGCCGCCGGCCGCCGCGACCAGCCCGAACGGCTCGGCGTACGCCTCGCCCGAGCCGTCGTCGACGACGAGGACCCGGGCCAGCGGCAGCCGCGCCGCCAGCGCGGCGACGAGATCGACGAGGCGGTGGTCCGGCTCGTACGCCGGGACCAGGACCCACAGGGGGCGCTCGGTCGAGCTCCCGGCGCTCACGAGTCCGTCCCCGTCGTCGTGCCGGTGGTGGCGGCGACGTAGAGGATGTCGGACGTCCCGCGCTCGGCGCCGCGCCCGAGCGGGTCGTTCACCAGGTCGCCGCTCGCGTCGACCATCGTCGAGGAGCCGCCGCCGTCGAGGTTGTACGCCTCGCTCGCACCGAGGTCGAGCATGAGCTGGGCGAGCTCCGTCATCGTGACGCCCGAGCTCTCCGACGACCGCCCGTCGACGACGACGAGCACGTAGTGGTTCGCCTCGACCATCCCGATCGCCGTGCGCGGCTGGGAGCCCTGGATCGAGTGGTTGCCGACGTTCGTGTCGACCTCCACGTCGTCGATGCCCGCGACGACGACGCCGTCCTCGACGAGCGCCGGGCCGAACGAGTACGTCTGCCACGCGCCGTTGGCGAGGAGCTGCTCGCCGCTCGTGGTCGTCTCGTCGACGAGGTCCATCGTGCCGTCGCGATAGATGACGGCGGCGGTGCGGGCGGGGGAGTCGCGGTAGAGCACGCCGTTGCGGATGACGACCCCGGTCGAGCGGAAGCCGTAGTAGTCGCCGTTGATCGCCAGGAGGGCGCCGACGTCGGCCGCGATGTCCGAGGTGTCCTCGGTGATGTTGGCGCCGAAGGCGTTCTGCGCGAACGCCGCGCGCAGCTGGGTGATGTCGCCGAGCGTGACGTCGGCGACGTAGTACGTCGCGGTGCCGCCGCTCGTCGCGAGCTGACCCGACGTCACGGTGACGACGGGGTCGGCGACCTCGGACCCCGTCTCAGCGTCGGTGGACGTGTCGCTGGTCTCGCCGGTCGCCGCCTCGTCCGACGACGCGCCGGTGGTCTCGCCGGACGAGGCGGTGCCGCTCGACGTCGCTGCCGAGTCGTTCGCCGCCTGCTCGTAGGCGGCGACGTCGGCGATCTCGACGTGCTCGATGACGAACCGGTCGAGCGCCCACGCGGTGGCGCCGCCGATCGTGAGCGCGAGCGTGAGGACGCCCGCGGCGATCGCGCGGCGCAGGG encodes:
- the ald gene encoding alanine dehydrogenase, producing MKIGVPTEVKNNEFRVGVTPSGVAELVAQGHEVVVQSGAGVGSLLSDDAYAAAGAVVVGDAGAAWDAELVVKVKEPEPEEYGFLREDLALFTYLHLAASQECTEALLAAGTAAIAYETVQLGSGALPLLQPMSEIAGRLATVVGAYHLMKETGGAGVLLGGIAGTPRANVVVLGAGVAGEHAIANAIGMGADVTVLDVAMPRLRTIQEKYGPAVTTRVSSAYEIAAAVERADLVVGAVLVPGAHAPRLVTDAMIAGMRPGAVLVDIAIDQGGCFEGSRPTTHDDPTFQVHDALLYCVTNMPGAVPQSSTRALTNATLPYIVEIADWGWRLALQQDPALAQGLNTCAGRVTNRGVAQAFDLDAISVSTALAGGW
- a CDS encoding PH domain-containing protein: MGYPKDNLAPDETVILHRHPHWKALVLPVLGLLLATGAVGAAWWWSRSLEVSDTTETVIGIVAGVLWAVLVIWWFVAPLVRWATTHFVITDRRVIFRTGVFTRSGIDIPMARINSIQFRHDLVDRILRTGTLIIESASDDPLEFNDIPQVERVHALLYHEVHDYLTEDDDETAQP
- a CDS encoding class I SAM-dependent methyltransferase, giving the protein MTREDWGPSRWELIVAERPGHSQWYIERFRAMEREGADIVGEARLADAMLGRGSRVLDAGCGPGRIAGWLAARGHDVVGVDVDPDLVEAARSDHSGPTYVVSDLSELDLPAAGIAEPFDLVIVAGNVVTFLAPGSEVEVLRRLAAHLAPGGRIVIGFGLGRGYDLASFEADVSSAGLRESLRLAAWDVRPWTPSSDFVVSVLEPSGA
- a CDS encoding phosphodiester glycosidase family protein; protein product: METTTHPQPLSPQPSPPTRPTRRLQPRRPLRRAIAAGVLTLALTIGGATAWALDRFVIEHVEIADVAAYEQAANDSAATSSGTASSGETTGASSDEAATGETSDTSTDAETGSEVADPVVTVTSGQLATSGGTATYYVADVTLGDITQLRAAFAQNAFGANITEDTSDIAADVGALLAINGDYYGFRSTGVVIRNGVLYRDSPARTAAVIYRDGTMDLVDETTTSGEQLLANGAWQTYSFGPALVEDGVVVAGIDDVEVDTNVGNHSIQGSQPRTAIGMVEANHYVLVVVDGRSSESSGVTMTELAQLMLDLGASEAYNLDGGGSSTMVDASGDLVNDPLGRGAERGTSDILYVAATTGTTTGTDS